The following proteins are encoded in a genomic region of Arvicanthis niloticus isolate mArvNil1 chromosome 21, mArvNil1.pat.X, whole genome shotgun sequence:
- the Txndc2 gene encoding thioredoxin domain-containing protein 2, translating to MDLAIEEMFKKDKKMNKDKGLDVNSVQAGAPEESDMILNNGGKANERDSNENPLQILSKNEAFLVPEFLDTPQSKEKAIASMVSNTLHMSTEESEFPQQVSSTPMFSENTIYPKHEGSPKSSSKNTQLKQENISKTSGYSKQTNYSNTPKSLAKTTHPKQGSTLNPAANGTHYREADMPKSSEDTIQSKKGNIPKSSEDTIQSKKGDMPKSSEDTIQSKKGDMPKSSEDTIQSKKGDMPKSSEDTIQSKKGDMPKSSEDTIQSKKGDMPKSSENTIQSKKSNMPKSSEDTIQSKKGNTPKSSEYTIQSKKGDMPKSLEDTIQSKKGDMPKSSEDTIQSKKDDMPKSSEDTIQSKKGDMPKSSEDTIQSKKGDMPKSSEDTIQSKKGDMPKSLEDTIQSKKDDMPKSSEDTIQSKESEVPTSLQDTIQSKEGKTYRPLKDSFQFKENKIPKSPQESIQSKESEMPKSSQESMQSKEDKIHEPLKDSIPSKEGAIPKSSEDIIQPDEEIIMSPEDIIQSQEGDIIKSSEDVQLLESKLSHLETAIETLEEGLVRVIKDKEEFEEVLKDAGEKLVAVDFSAAWCGPCRMMKPHFHSLSLKHEDVIFLEVDTEDCEQLVQDCEIFHLPTFQFYKKEEKVGEFSGALVGKLERSIAELK from the exons ATGGA TTTGGCCATAGAAGAAATGTTTAAGAAggacaaaaaaatgaataaggaCAAGGGCCTGGACGTGAACAGTGTTCAAGCAGGAGCCCCTGAAGAGTCGGACATGATACTGAACAATGGAGGAAAAGCAAATGAAAGGGACAGCAATG AAAATCCATTGCAGATTCTATCCAAAAATGAGGCTTTTCTGGTCCCAGAGTTCTTGGATACACCCCAGTCCAAAGAGAAGGCCATTGCTTCCATGGTCAGCAACACACTTCATATGTCCACAGAAGAGTCTGAGTTCCCACAGCAGGTCAGTAGCACCCCCATGTTCTCAGAGAATACCATCTATCCCAAACATGAAGGTAGCCCCAAGTCCTCATCAAAAAACACTCAGCTGAAACAGGAAAACATTTCTAAAACCTCCGGCTACTCCAAGCAGACCAATTATAGCAACACCCCCAAGTCCTTGGCAAAAaccacccaccccaaacaggggaGCACCCTCAACCCTGCTGCAAATGGCACCCATTACAGGGAGGCTGACATGCCCAAGTCCTCAGAAGACACCATCCAATCCAAGAAAGGTAACATACCCAAGTCCTCAGAAGACACCATCCAATCCAAGAAAGGTGACATGCCCAAGTCCTCAGAAGACACCATCCAATCCAAGAAAGGTGACATGCCCAAGTCCTCAGAAGACACCATCCAATCCAAGAAAGGTGACATGCCCAAGTCCTCAGAAGACACCATCCAATCCAAGAAAGGTGACATGCCCAAGTCCTCAGAAGACACCATTCAATCCAAGAAAGGTGACATGCCCAAGTCCTCAGAAAACACCATCCAATCCAAAAAAAGTAACATGCCTAAGTCCTCAGAAGACACCATCCAATCCAAGAAAGGTAACACGCCCAAGTCTTCAGAATACACCATCCAATCCAAGAAAGGTGACATGCCCAAATCCTTAGAAGACACCATCCAATCCAAGAAAGGTGACATGCCCAAGTCCTCAGAAGACACCATCCAATCCAAGAAAGATGACATGCCCAAGTCCTCAGAAGACACCATCCAATCCAAGAAAGGTGACATGCCCAAGTCCTCAGAAGACACCATCCAATCCAAGAAAGGTGACATGCCCAAGTCCTCAGAAGACACCATCCAATCCAAGAAAGGTGACATGCCCAAGTCCTTAGAAGACACCATCCAATCCAAGAAAGATGACATGCCCAAGTCCTCAGAAGACACCATCCAATCCAAGGAAAGTGAAGTCCCGACATCCTTGCAGGACACCATCCAGTCCAAGGAAGGTAAAACCTACAGACCCTTAAAGGACAGCTTCCAGTTCAAGGAGAACAAAATCCCCAAGTCCCCCCAGGAATCCATCCAGTCCAAGGAGAGTGAAATGCCCAAGTCCTCTCAGGAATCCATGCAGTCCAAGGAGGATAAAATCCATGAGCCATTAAAAGACAGCATTCCATCTAAGGAGGGAGCTATTCCCAAGTCCTCAGAAGATATCATCCAACCTGATGAAGAAATTATCATGTCCCCAGAAGACATCATTCAGTCCCAGGAAGGTGACATTATCAAGTCTTCAGAAGATGTGCAGCTCTTGGAGAGCAAACTCTCACATCTTGAAACAGCAATAGAGACCCTGGAAGAAGGCTTGGTGAGAGTGATTAAAGACAAGGAGGAATTTGAGGAGGTGCTCAAAGATGCTGGAGAGAAGCTGGTGGCTGTGGATTTCTCAGCCGCTTGGTGTGGCCCTTGCAGAATGATGAAGCCACACTTCCATTCCCTGTCTTTAAAGCATGAGGACGTGATATTCTTGGAGGTGGACACTGAGGACTGTGAGCAGCTGGTGCAAGACTGTGAGATCTTTCACCTCCCAACTTTccagttttataaaaaagaagaaaaggtgggtGAATTTTCTGGTGCCCTTGTGGGAAAACTCGAAAGAAGCATTGCAGAATTAAAGTAA